A genomic window from Anguilla rostrata isolate EN2019 chromosome 14, ASM1855537v3, whole genome shotgun sequence includes:
- the shroom3 gene encoding protein Shroom3 isoform X2 — MERNCSSFSTVLHRGRLIYVEARLQGGAPWGFTLKGGLEHGEALIISKVEEGGKADLLEHPLQVGDQVVNINEVELSGSRQEAISLVKGSYKTLRLTVCRECCLDPCCSEPDAPPSLSPPYSHGHPRESRGCPGGVKLRIKTRRSEPASRPHSWHSTKLGEGQPESSMMQISQGTMGTPWHQTYHSSASTTDLSSYDPGYLRKSPDQYSSRGSMESLDHGHPAYSSCQQLSPSKSSGSIDHLHSKRDSAYSSFSTSSSVPDCPAAAGLPMGKERSYSMDSMLAPQQRGPEGPRQADIRYVRTVYDAQQGISEEHEVIAAGLLRAGESRAHPEAHGGGGHRSGSSGSSSGSSGSSGGGNPASNRHSVGPVWGASRQHNSYESLKGAPPPPQRSDSYAAIRNHERPSSWSSLEQARATRSLYKGSWHHSSGSVAGGKPLFATEGQQLHTLEEKSPESSPTTRPRQGLPQAPPTGRLMLPTGIYQVPPPEPHFAQAPASCPNSSSVYPALAKESRGNPPSDRSTGVGRDSPAVENGYQSSTSSSAGQPPCVPQPKSPSQQTDRQQEEPQAGCSLYRPHFKPWAESHSVSHMQAEECGFRRDPYTPVQPRGERQRHLQSPENVERYRQTRSEEPMVPAERSGHAETAHSLNNAACPERRSSLGGHRDAGAQNARGNDGSAPPAQLSEHGSRAAPNHHGNPAPLQQEHPLTRLENALAEVQKAAGPERRASQCSSQGGPREEAPPARVSVLEKVSRFEQQHRQGKLRCQSAGHVDCAPQLSLEPRAKSSKVPPHLRTQSYSAVPEDCGQPPSMERRRSTEHHVPRSSWGADRALQRSKSTFHLAEDDGRKDFPWREGLQDILGTIQDTSFNTAYRDSIKGAQSKVLRSTSFRRKDLSVEQHTPNKHLSLERKGPKTLPKPHTPKERHVVTPELDGMAPPALPSVPPVGPPAVRIGGRKRLTLEQKKRCYSEPEKMNEVGVSEGDSCLSPYGKGPDQLHLPETSVANRRRLFELAAHRSAGPGPNPGPGPRPGPGPALASSSSRSDLKQLQQDALAEYMERKTGRRMARSQRPQSAYLQHPSYSSDSQSLSSTSSLVSLQEPELQEASCSSGHHKGSRVSSTLPPGVQGFLYPSGNPARPPSSSESTSSSSSAHKPRGRPQRFFSLEQELDRPALVTHAQPPQGLWFSQHCDTAFERAAPARNSGKSASAEDLLDRSEEIAVPQHFRSRSSPSVEKLNQDVMTGDYRLHTMFSKGPAPSIPTESRPVESAAPSLRMERYLSNLGPTQLKTPVTRREKQRLSERQRAHSMSGLAASVGLPCPFSSPGHPDSRSSDMLCQASLEVLTQSLLPAAGPADSPRAQTRQGPPGAARKSSSDSGTSEETLKDVPREEHGAQAPPALRAARSPSSGGDQKSPPPFHQDPPSAAPHSCSSPGESPVSAPATPLPFLRISESSIHFTSSSQQPLEDEVFLQEPALPPPPPPSSPPPPLPVWEADNAEDFPPPPPPPLLLPPITAEQQDYVEMPQSPRPEHLLSTYAQDHSPVNRGTESPLHSPPPVTSDLLPTAAVFSLGTEAKTPSPVGVSETEATREAQESLELEYPVLSRRERSAEELRAEALARELVSRDKSLTPILDTWAVQKAMELMEDVFPAIVLPRQRRRSSSRLEDRRQGRVLAAEERPLQRQDGPQAEMETDLDEVEVDLDQKKVELVKALSQSVAVLRGEREGLAEEQKRFSALSARVEALAQELCKANEYDKYRMFIGDLEKMVNLLLSLCGQLARVENALTALEGEETEDGAEERETLQNRRRKLCGQHEDARELKENLDRRERLVLDILGGYLTAPQLHEYRRFVLVKPALMIRQRHLDELIRQGEEQLHRLGEDLHPEGQAQVASPAPCPSPPPARSPAVTSL; from the exons gtggaggagggcgGGAAGGCGGATCTGTTAGAGCACCCCCTGCAGGTCGGGGATCAAGTGGTCAACATTAACGAGGTGGAGCTGAGTGGATCCAGACAGGAGGCCATCTCTCTGGTTAAGGGTTCCTACAAGACCCTCCGGCTCACAGTCTGCAG AGAGTGCTGCCTGGACCCGTGCTGCAGCGAGCCAGACGCCCCGCCCTCTCTCAGCCCGCCTTACAGCCACGGACACCCCCGGGAGAGCCGAGGATGTCCCGGTGGAGTTAAGCTTCGCATCAAGACCAG ACGGAGCGAGCCGGCATCACGGCCCCACTCGTGGCACTCCACCAAACTCGGGGAGGGCCAGCCGGAGTCCAGCATGATGCAGATATCCCAGGGCACCATGGGTACTCCCTGGCACCAGACCTACCATTCCAG CGCCTCCACCACTGACCTCTCGAGCTACGACCCTGGATACCTGCGGAAGAGTCCGGATCAGTACAGCTCACGGGGCAGCATGGAGAGCCTGGACCACGGCCACCCGGCCTACAGCTCCTGCCAGCAGCTGTCCCCGTCCAAGTCCTCCGGCAGCATCGACCACCTGCACAGCAAGAGGGACTCGGCGTACAGCTCCTTCTCCACCAGCTCCAGCGTGCCGGACTGCCCCGCCGCGGCCGGCCTGCCCATGGGGAAGGAGCGCTCCTACTCCATGGACAGCATGCTGGCCCCTCAGCAGCGGGGCCCGGAGGGCCCGCGGCAGGCCGACATCCGCTACGTGCGCACCGTCTACGACGCCCAGCAGGGCATCTCCGAGGAGCACGAGGTCATCGCGGCGGGCCTCCTGCGGGCCGGCGAGAGTCGGGCGCATCCCGAGGCCCACGGTGGCGGCGGCCATCGCAGcggcagcagtggcagcagcagcggcagcagcggcagcagcggtGGCGGGAATCCCGCGTCCAACCGCCACAGCGTGGGGCCCGTGTGGGGCGCCTCGCGCCAGCACAATTCCTACGAGAGCCTGAAGGGGGCGCCACCGCCGCCTCAGCGGAGCGACAGCTACGCTGCTATCAGGAACCACGAGAGGCCCAGCTCGTGGTCCAGCCTGGAGCAGGCCCGGGCCACGCGGAGCCTGTACAAGGGCTCCTGGCACCACTCCAGCGGCTCTGTGGCCGGGGGGAAGCCTCTGTTCGCCACCGAGGGGCAGCAGCTGCACACGCTGGAGGAGAAGAGCCCCGAAAGCAGCCCCACCACCAGACCCAGACAGGGCCTcccgcaggccccgcccacgggCCGCCTCATGCTGCCCACCGGTATTTATCAAGTACCCCCACCGGAGCCCCACTTCGCCCAAGCACCCGCCTCCTGCCCCAACTCCAGCAGTGTGTACCCAGCATTGGCTAAAGAGAGCAGGGGCAACCCCCCTAGCGACCGGAGCACGGGGGTGGGCAGAGACAGTCCGGCGGTGGAGAACGGATACCAAAGCAGCACTTCCTCCTCCGCTGGCCAGCCCCCCTGCGTTCCCCAACCAAAATCTCCGTcccagcagacagacaggcagcaggAGGAGCCGCAGGCTGGCTGCAGCCTCTACAGGCCTCACTTTAAGCCTTGGGCAGAATCGCACAGCGTGTCCCACATGCAGGCTGAAGAGTGCGGCTTCAGGAGGGACCCCTACACCCCCGTTCAGCCGAGGGGAGAAAGGCAGAGGCATCTCCAGAGCCCCGAGAACGTGGAGAGGTACAGGCAGACGCGGAGCGAGGAGCCGATGGTGCCCGCTGAGCGGAGCGGTCACGCGGAGACCGCTCACTCGCTGAACAACGCTGCGTGTCCCGAGCGCCGGTCCAGCCTGGGAGGCCACAGAGACGCCGGCGCCCAGAACGCCCGCGGAAACGACGGCAGCGCTCCTCCTGCCCAGCTGAGTGAGCACGGGAGCCGGGCCGCGCCGAATCACCACggcaaccccgcccccctgcagcaggagcaccCTCTGACCCGGCTGGAGAACGCGCTGGCGGAGGTGCAGAAGGCCGCGGGCCCGGAGCGGAGGGCCAGCCAGTGCAGCTCCCAGGGGGGCCCGAGGGAGGAGGCGCCCCCGGCCCGCGTCTCCGTGCTGGAGAAGGTGAGCCGCTTcgagcagcagcacaggcagggGAAACTGCGCTGCCAGAGCGCCGGCCACGTGGACTGCGCCCCCCAGCTGAGCCTGGAGCCCAGGGCCAAGAGCTCCAAAGTGCCGCCCCACCTGCGCACGCAGAGCTACAGCGCCGTGCCCGAGGACTGCGGCCAGCCGCCGTCCATGGAGAGGCGCCGGAGCACGGAGCACCACGTGCCCCGGAGCTCCTGGGGCGCAGACAGGGCCCTGCAGAGGAGCAAGAGCACCTTCCACCTGGCCGAGGACGACGGGAGGAAGGACTTCCCCTGGAGGGAAGGCCTGCAGGACATCCTGGGCACCATCCAGGACACGTCCTTCAACACGGCCTACAGGGACAGCATCAAGGGCGCTCAGTCCAAGGTGCTTCGCTCAACGTCCTTCCGACGGAAAGACTTGAGCGTGGAGCAGCACACTCCCAACAAGCACCTGTCCCTTGAGAGGAAGGGCCCCAAGACTTTGCCCAAACCGCACACCCCAAAGGAGAGGCACGTCGTGACCCCGGAGCTCGATGGAATGGCCCCTCCGGCGCTGCCCAGCGTCCCGCCGGTCGGCCCCCCCGCCGTCCGGATCGGGGGGCGCAAACGTCTGACCCTAGAGCAGAAGAAGCGCTGTTACTCGGAGCCGGAGAAGATGAATGAGGTGGGCGTGTCAGAAGGTGACAGCTGCTTGAGCCCCTATGGAAAGGGCCCAGACCAGCTCCACCTCCCTGAGACTAGCGTGGCCAACAGACGCAGGCTCTTTGAACTGGCAGCCCACAGAAGTGCTGGCCCTGGCCCCAACCCCGGCCCTGGCCCCCGCcctggccccggccccgccctggcctcttcctcctcccgtTCAGACTTGAAGCAGCTCCAGCAGGACGCCTTGGCCGAGTACATGGAGCGGAAAACGGGCCGTCGGATGGCCAGGAGCCAGCGCCCCCAGAGTGCCTACCTGCAGCACCCCTCCTACTCCTCCGACTCCCAGAGCCTGTCCTCCACCTCCAGCCTGGTCTCCCTGCAGGAGCCGGAGCTCCAGGAGGCTTCATGCTCCAGCGGCCATCACAAGGGGAGCCGGGTGTCCTCCACTCTGCCCCCCGGGGTGCAGGGCTTCTTATACCCCAGCGGGAACCCCGCGCGGCCTCCGTCCTCCAGCGAGTCcacctcgtcctcctcctccgcccacAAGCCTCGGGGAAGGCCACAGAGATTCTTCAGCCTGGAGCAGGAGCTAGATAGACCTGCCCTGGTCACCCACGCCCAACCTCCACAGGGCCTCTGGTTCTCTCAGCACTGTGACACGGCCTTCGAGAGGGCTGCCCCAGCACGGAACTCTGGGAAATCTGCCTCGGCAGAGGACTTGCTGGATCGCTCTGAGGAGATCGCAGTTCCTCAGCACTTCAGATCTCGATCCTCGCCATCTGTTGAGAAGCTCAATCAG GATGTAATGACAGGAGACTACAGACTGCACACAATGTTTTCCAAGGGGCCTGCGCCGTCCATCCCCACGGAAagcag GCCTGTGGAGAGTGCAGCACCCTCCCTACGCATGGAAAGATACCTTTCAAACCTGGGTCCCACGCAGCTGAAGACCCCCGTCAccaggagagagaagcagaggctTTCTGAACGCCAGCGGGCGCACAGCATGTCGGGCCTGGCTGCTTCCGTGGGCCTGCCCTGCCCCTTCTCCTCCCCGGGACACCCCGACTCGCGGTCCAGCGACATGCTGTGCCAGGCCTCCCTGGAGGTCCTCACCCAGAGCCTGCTGCCCGCCGCGGGGCCGGCCGACTCGCCCCGCGCCCAAACCCGGCAGGGCCCGCCGGGCGCGGCCAGGAAGAGCTCCTCGGACAGCGGCACCTCGGAGGAGACGCTGAAGGACGTCCCGAGGGAGGAGCACGGGGCTCAGGCACCTCCTGCTCTGAGGGCGGCCAGGTCCCCGTCCTCCGGGGGGGACCAGAAGAGCCCGCCCCCCTTTCACCAAGACCCGCCGTCCGCAGCACCTCACAGCTGCTCGTCACCGGGGGAGAGCCCCGTCTCCGCCCCTGCCACGCCCCTGCCCTTCCTGCGTATCTCGGAGTCCAGCATCCatttcacctcctcctcccagcagcctctggagGATGAGGTGTTCCTCCAGGAGCCGGCCCTGccgcccccgcctccacccTCCTCGCCTCCACCTCCACTGCCTGTCTGGGAAGCGGACAACGCCGAGGACttccccccgcctcctcccccaccgCTGCTCCTGCCCCCCATCACAGCTGAACAGCAGGACTACGTGGAGATGCCCCAGTCTCCTAGACCAGAGCATCTACTGAG CACGTACGCCCAGGACCATTCACCTGTCAACAGAGGGACAGAGTCGCCCTTACACTCGCCCCCAccggtgacctctgacctcctgcCAACCGCTGCTGTGTTCAGTCTGGGCACAGAGGCCAAGACCCCGTCTCCCGTGGGCGTCTCAGAGACAGAGGCCACCCGGGAGGCACAGGAAAGCCTGGAGCTGGAGTATCCTGTGCTGtccaggagagagaggtcaGCGGAGGAGCTGAGGGCGGAGGCATTGGCCAGGGAGCTGGTGTCCAGGGACAAGTCCCTGACTCCCATCCTGGACACCTGGGCTGTGCAAAAAGCCATGGAACTGATGGAGGACGTCTTTCCCGCCATTGTGCTTCCAAGGCAacggaggaggagcagcagccgATTGGAGGACAG AAGGCAGGGCAGAGTTCTCGCTGCTGAGGAAAGACCACTGCAGAGGCAAGATGGCCCCCAagcagagatggagacagacCTGGACGAAGTGGAAGTGGACCTTGACCAAAAGAAG GTGGAGCTGGTGAAGGCCCTGTCCCAGAGCGTGGCCGTGctgcggggggagagggaggggctggcggAGGAGCAGAAGAGGTTCAGCGCTCTGAGCGCCCGCGTGGAGGCGCTGGCGCAGGAGCTCTGCAAGGCCAACGAGTACGACAAGTACCGCATGTTCATCGGGGACCTGGAGAAGATGGTCAACCTGCTGCTGTCGCTGTGCGGGCAGCTGGCCCGTGTGGAGAACGCCCTCACCGCCCTGGAGGGCGAGGAGACCGAGGACGGCGCCGAGGAGAGG GAGACCCTGCAGAACAGGCGGCGGAAGCTCTGCGGTCAGCACGAGGACGCCCGGGAGCTGAAGGAGAACCTGGACCGGCGGGAGCGCCTGGTCCTGGACATCCTGGGCGGGTACCTGACCGCGCCCCAGCTGCACGAGTACCGGCGCTTCGTCCTGGTGAAGCCGGCGCTGATGATTCGACAGCGCCACCTGGACGAGCTCATCcggcagggggaggagcagctGCACAGGCTGGGCGAAGACCTGCATCCCGAGGGCCAGGCCCAGGTTGccagccctgccccctgcccctccccccctcctgcccgcTCTCCTGCGGTGACCTCCCTCTGA
- the shroom3 gene encoding protein Shroom3 isoform X1, which produces MERNCSSFSTVLHRGRLIYVEARLQGGAPWGFTLKGGLEHGEALIISKVEEGGKADLLEHPLQVGDQVVNINEVELSGSRQEAISLVKGSYKTLRLTVCRECCLDPCCSEPDAPPSLSPPYSHGHPRESRGCPGGVKLRIKTRRSEPASRPHSWHSTKLGEGQPESSMMQISQGTMGTPWHQTYHSSASTTDLSSYDPGYLRKSPDQYSSRGSMESLDHGHPAYSSCQQLSPSKSSGSIDHLHSKRDSAYSSFSTSSSVPDCPAAAGLPMGKERSYSMDSMLAPQQRGPEGPRQADIRYVRTVYDAQQGISEEHEVIAAGLLRAGESRAHPEAHGGGGHRSGSSGSSSGSSGSSGGGNPASNRHSVGPVWGASRQHNSYESLKGAPPPPQRSDSYAAIRNHERPSSWSSLEQARATRSLYKGSWHHSSGSVAGGKPLFATEGQQLHTLEEKSPESSPTTRPRQGLPQAPPTGRLMLPTGIYQVPPPEPHFAQAPASCPNSSSVYPALAKESRGNPPSDRSTGVGRDSPAVENGYQSSTSSSAGQPPCVPQPKSPSQQTDRQQEEPQAGCSLYRPHFKPWAESHSVSHMQAEECGFRRDPYTPVQPRGERQRHLQSPENVERYRQTRSEEPMVPAERSGHAETAHSLNNAACPERRSSLGGHRDAGAQNARGNDGSAPPAQLSEHGSRAAPNHHGNPAPLQQEHPLTRLENALAEVQKAAGPERRASQCSSQGGPREEAPPARVSVLEKVSRFEQQHRQGKLRCQSAGHVDCAPQLSLEPRAKSSKVPPHLRTQSYSAVPEDCGQPPSMERRRSTEHHVPRSSWGADRALQRSKSTFHLAEDDGRKDFPWREGLQDILGTIQDTSFNTAYRDSIKGAQSKVLRSTSFRRKDLSVEQHTPNKHLSLERKGPKTLPKPHTPKERHVVTPELDGMAPPALPSVPPVGPPAVRIGGRKRLTLEQKKRCYSEPEKMNEVGVSEGDSCLSPYGKGPDQLHLPETSVANRRRLFELAAHRSAGPGPNPGPGPRPGPGPALASSSSRSDLKQLQQDALAEYMERKTGRRMARSQRPQSAYLQHPSYSSDSQSLSSTSSLVSLQEPELQEASCSSGHHKGSRVSSTLPPGVQGFLYPSGNPARPPSSSESTSSSSSAHKPRGRPQRFFSLEQELDRPALVTHAQPPQGLWFSQHCDTAFERAAPARNSGKSASAEDLLDRSEEIAVPQHFRSRSSPSVEKLNQDVMTGDYRLHTMFSKGPAPSIPTESRPVESAAPSLRMERYLSNLGPTQLKTPVTRREKQRLSERQRAHSMSGLAASVGLPCPFSSPGHPDSRSSDMLCQASLEVLTQSLLPAAGPADSPRAQTRQGPPGAARKSSSDSGTSEETLKDVPREEHGAQAPPALRAARSPSSGGDQKSPPPFHQDPPSAAPHSCSSPGESPVSAPATPLPFLRISESSIHFTSSSQQPLEDEVFLQEPALPPPPPPSSPPPPLPVWEADNAEDFPPPPPPPLLLPPITAEQQDYVEMPQSPRPEHLLSTYAQDHSPVNRGTESPLHSPPPVTSDLLPTAAVFSLGTEAKTPSPVGVSETEATREAQESLELEYPVLSRRERSAEELRAEALARELVSRDKSLTPILDTWAVQKAMELMEDVFPAIVLPRQRRRSSSRLEDSRRQGRVLAAEERPLQRQDGPQAEMETDLDEVEVDLDQKKVELVKALSQSVAVLRGEREGLAEEQKRFSALSARVEALAQELCKANEYDKYRMFIGDLEKMVNLLLSLCGQLARVENALTALEGEETEDGAEERETLQNRRRKLCGQHEDARELKENLDRRERLVLDILGGYLTAPQLHEYRRFVLVKPALMIRQRHLDELIRQGEEQLHRLGEDLHPEGQAQVASPAPCPSPPPARSPAVTSL; this is translated from the exons gtggaggagggcgGGAAGGCGGATCTGTTAGAGCACCCCCTGCAGGTCGGGGATCAAGTGGTCAACATTAACGAGGTGGAGCTGAGTGGATCCAGACAGGAGGCCATCTCTCTGGTTAAGGGTTCCTACAAGACCCTCCGGCTCACAGTCTGCAG AGAGTGCTGCCTGGACCCGTGCTGCAGCGAGCCAGACGCCCCGCCCTCTCTCAGCCCGCCTTACAGCCACGGACACCCCCGGGAGAGCCGAGGATGTCCCGGTGGAGTTAAGCTTCGCATCAAGACCAG ACGGAGCGAGCCGGCATCACGGCCCCACTCGTGGCACTCCACCAAACTCGGGGAGGGCCAGCCGGAGTCCAGCATGATGCAGATATCCCAGGGCACCATGGGTACTCCCTGGCACCAGACCTACCATTCCAG CGCCTCCACCACTGACCTCTCGAGCTACGACCCTGGATACCTGCGGAAGAGTCCGGATCAGTACAGCTCACGGGGCAGCATGGAGAGCCTGGACCACGGCCACCCGGCCTACAGCTCCTGCCAGCAGCTGTCCCCGTCCAAGTCCTCCGGCAGCATCGACCACCTGCACAGCAAGAGGGACTCGGCGTACAGCTCCTTCTCCACCAGCTCCAGCGTGCCGGACTGCCCCGCCGCGGCCGGCCTGCCCATGGGGAAGGAGCGCTCCTACTCCATGGACAGCATGCTGGCCCCTCAGCAGCGGGGCCCGGAGGGCCCGCGGCAGGCCGACATCCGCTACGTGCGCACCGTCTACGACGCCCAGCAGGGCATCTCCGAGGAGCACGAGGTCATCGCGGCGGGCCTCCTGCGGGCCGGCGAGAGTCGGGCGCATCCCGAGGCCCACGGTGGCGGCGGCCATCGCAGcggcagcagtggcagcagcagcggcagcagcggcagcagcggtGGCGGGAATCCCGCGTCCAACCGCCACAGCGTGGGGCCCGTGTGGGGCGCCTCGCGCCAGCACAATTCCTACGAGAGCCTGAAGGGGGCGCCACCGCCGCCTCAGCGGAGCGACAGCTACGCTGCTATCAGGAACCACGAGAGGCCCAGCTCGTGGTCCAGCCTGGAGCAGGCCCGGGCCACGCGGAGCCTGTACAAGGGCTCCTGGCACCACTCCAGCGGCTCTGTGGCCGGGGGGAAGCCTCTGTTCGCCACCGAGGGGCAGCAGCTGCACACGCTGGAGGAGAAGAGCCCCGAAAGCAGCCCCACCACCAGACCCAGACAGGGCCTcccgcaggccccgcccacgggCCGCCTCATGCTGCCCACCGGTATTTATCAAGTACCCCCACCGGAGCCCCACTTCGCCCAAGCACCCGCCTCCTGCCCCAACTCCAGCAGTGTGTACCCAGCATTGGCTAAAGAGAGCAGGGGCAACCCCCCTAGCGACCGGAGCACGGGGGTGGGCAGAGACAGTCCGGCGGTGGAGAACGGATACCAAAGCAGCACTTCCTCCTCCGCTGGCCAGCCCCCCTGCGTTCCCCAACCAAAATCTCCGTcccagcagacagacaggcagcaggAGGAGCCGCAGGCTGGCTGCAGCCTCTACAGGCCTCACTTTAAGCCTTGGGCAGAATCGCACAGCGTGTCCCACATGCAGGCTGAAGAGTGCGGCTTCAGGAGGGACCCCTACACCCCCGTTCAGCCGAGGGGAGAAAGGCAGAGGCATCTCCAGAGCCCCGAGAACGTGGAGAGGTACAGGCAGACGCGGAGCGAGGAGCCGATGGTGCCCGCTGAGCGGAGCGGTCACGCGGAGACCGCTCACTCGCTGAACAACGCTGCGTGTCCCGAGCGCCGGTCCAGCCTGGGAGGCCACAGAGACGCCGGCGCCCAGAACGCCCGCGGAAACGACGGCAGCGCTCCTCCTGCCCAGCTGAGTGAGCACGGGAGCCGGGCCGCGCCGAATCACCACggcaaccccgcccccctgcagcaggagcaccCTCTGACCCGGCTGGAGAACGCGCTGGCGGAGGTGCAGAAGGCCGCGGGCCCGGAGCGGAGGGCCAGCCAGTGCAGCTCCCAGGGGGGCCCGAGGGAGGAGGCGCCCCCGGCCCGCGTCTCCGTGCTGGAGAAGGTGAGCCGCTTcgagcagcagcacaggcagggGAAACTGCGCTGCCAGAGCGCCGGCCACGTGGACTGCGCCCCCCAGCTGAGCCTGGAGCCCAGGGCCAAGAGCTCCAAAGTGCCGCCCCACCTGCGCACGCAGAGCTACAGCGCCGTGCCCGAGGACTGCGGCCAGCCGCCGTCCATGGAGAGGCGCCGGAGCACGGAGCACCACGTGCCCCGGAGCTCCTGGGGCGCAGACAGGGCCCTGCAGAGGAGCAAGAGCACCTTCCACCTGGCCGAGGACGACGGGAGGAAGGACTTCCCCTGGAGGGAAGGCCTGCAGGACATCCTGGGCACCATCCAGGACACGTCCTTCAACACGGCCTACAGGGACAGCATCAAGGGCGCTCAGTCCAAGGTGCTTCGCTCAACGTCCTTCCGACGGAAAGACTTGAGCGTGGAGCAGCACACTCCCAACAAGCACCTGTCCCTTGAGAGGAAGGGCCCCAAGACTTTGCCCAAACCGCACACCCCAAAGGAGAGGCACGTCGTGACCCCGGAGCTCGATGGAATGGCCCCTCCGGCGCTGCCCAGCGTCCCGCCGGTCGGCCCCCCCGCCGTCCGGATCGGGGGGCGCAAACGTCTGACCCTAGAGCAGAAGAAGCGCTGTTACTCGGAGCCGGAGAAGATGAATGAGGTGGGCGTGTCAGAAGGTGACAGCTGCTTGAGCCCCTATGGAAAGGGCCCAGACCAGCTCCACCTCCCTGAGACTAGCGTGGCCAACAGACGCAGGCTCTTTGAACTGGCAGCCCACAGAAGTGCTGGCCCTGGCCCCAACCCCGGCCCTGGCCCCCGCcctggccccggccccgccctggcctcttcctcctcccgtTCAGACTTGAAGCAGCTCCAGCAGGACGCCTTGGCCGAGTACATGGAGCGGAAAACGGGCCGTCGGATGGCCAGGAGCCAGCGCCCCCAGAGTGCCTACCTGCAGCACCCCTCCTACTCCTCCGACTCCCAGAGCCTGTCCTCCACCTCCAGCCTGGTCTCCCTGCAGGAGCCGGAGCTCCAGGAGGCTTCATGCTCCAGCGGCCATCACAAGGGGAGCCGGGTGTCCTCCACTCTGCCCCCCGGGGTGCAGGGCTTCTTATACCCCAGCGGGAACCCCGCGCGGCCTCCGTCCTCCAGCGAGTCcacctcgtcctcctcctccgcccacAAGCCTCGGGGAAGGCCACAGAGATTCTTCAGCCTGGAGCAGGAGCTAGATAGACCTGCCCTGGTCACCCACGCCCAACCTCCACAGGGCCTCTGGTTCTCTCAGCACTGTGACACGGCCTTCGAGAGGGCTGCCCCAGCACGGAACTCTGGGAAATCTGCCTCGGCAGAGGACTTGCTGGATCGCTCTGAGGAGATCGCAGTTCCTCAGCACTTCAGATCTCGATCCTCGCCATCTGTTGAGAAGCTCAATCAG GATGTAATGACAGGAGACTACAGACTGCACACAATGTTTTCCAAGGGGCCTGCGCCGTCCATCCCCACGGAAagcag GCCTGTGGAGAGTGCAGCACCCTCCCTACGCATGGAAAGATACCTTTCAAACCTGGGTCCCACGCAGCTGAAGACCCCCGTCAccaggagagagaagcagaggctTTCTGAACGCCAGCGGGCGCACAGCATGTCGGGCCTGGCTGCTTCCGTGGGCCTGCCCTGCCCCTTCTCCTCCCCGGGACACCCCGACTCGCGGTCCAGCGACATGCTGTGCCAGGCCTCCCTGGAGGTCCTCACCCAGAGCCTGCTGCCCGCCGCGGGGCCGGCCGACTCGCCCCGCGCCCAAACCCGGCAGGGCCCGCCGGGCGCGGCCAGGAAGAGCTCCTCGGACAGCGGCACCTCGGAGGAGACGCTGAAGGACGTCCCGAGGGAGGAGCACGGGGCTCAGGCACCTCCTGCTCTGAGGGCGGCCAGGTCCCCGTCCTCCGGGGGGGACCAGAAGAGCCCGCCCCCCTTTCACCAAGACCCGCCGTCCGCAGCACCTCACAGCTGCTCGTCACCGGGGGAGAGCCCCGTCTCCGCCCCTGCCACGCCCCTGCCCTTCCTGCGTATCTCGGAGTCCAGCATCCatttcacctcctcctcccagcagcctctggagGATGAGGTGTTCCTCCAGGAGCCGGCCCTGccgcccccgcctccacccTCCTCGCCTCCACCTCCACTGCCTGTCTGGGAAGCGGACAACGCCGAGGACttccccccgcctcctcccccaccgCTGCTCCTGCCCCCCATCACAGCTGAACAGCAGGACTACGTGGAGATGCCCCAGTCTCCTAGACCAGAGCATCTACTGAG CACGTACGCCCAGGACCATTCACCTGTCAACAGAGGGACAGAGTCGCCCTTACACTCGCCCCCAccggtgacctctgacctcctgcCAACCGCTGCTGTGTTCAGTCTGGGCACAGAGGCCAAGACCCCGTCTCCCGTGGGCGTCTCAGAGACAGAGGCCACCCGGGAGGCACAGGAAAGCCTGGAGCTGGAGTATCCTGTGCTGtccaggagagagaggtcaGCGGAGGAGCTGAGGGCGGAGGCATTGGCCAGGGAGCTGGTGTCCAGGGACAAGTCCCTGACTCCCATCCTGGACACCTGGGCTGTGCAAAAAGCCATGGAACTGATGGAGGACGTCTTTCCCGCCATTGTGCTTCCAAGGCAacggaggaggagcagcagccgATTGGAGGACAG CAGAAGGCAGGGCAGAGTTCTCGCTGCTGAGGAAAGACCACTGCAGAGGCAAGATGGCCCCCAagcagagatggagacagacCTGGACGAAGTGGAAGTGGACCTTGACCAAAAGAAG GTGGAGCTGGTGAAGGCCCTGTCCCAGAGCGTGGCCGTGctgcggggggagagggaggggctggcggAGGAGCAGAAGAGGTTCAGCGCTCTGAGCGCCCGCGTGGAGGCGCTGGCGCAGGAGCTCTGCAAGGCCAACGAGTACGACAAGTACCGCATGTTCATCGGGGACCTGGAGAAGATGGTCAACCTGCTGCTGTCGCTGTGCGGGCAGCTGGCCCGTGTGGAGAACGCCCTCACCGCCCTGGAGGGCGAGGAGACCGAGGACGGCGCCGAGGAGAGG GAGACCCTGCAGAACAGGCGGCGGAAGCTCTGCGGTCAGCACGAGGACGCCCGGGAGCTGAAGGAGAACCTGGACCGGCGGGAGCGCCTGGTCCTGGACATCCTGGGCGGGTACCTGACCGCGCCCCAGCTGCACGAGTACCGGCGCTTCGTCCTGGTGAAGCCGGCGCTGATGATTCGACAGCGCCACCTGGACGAGCTCATCcggcagggggaggagcagctGCACAGGCTGGGCGAAGACCTGCATCCCGAGGGCCAGGCCCAGGTTGccagccctgccccctgcccctccccccctcctgcccgcTCTCCTGCGGTGACCTCCCTCTGA